The Geobacter sp. AOG2 genome includes a window with the following:
- the malQ gene encoding 4-alpha-glucanotransferase, producing the protein MLNTRGCGILLHPTSLPGPGGIGALGADARSFIDLLHAMGMSYWQVLPLAPPAFGNSPYSAFSAFGGNPLLIDLEQLAREGDLAPASHQDTFSGNRVDFGAVTAEKTALLRKAGEVFLAQPESDRAVEFRMFCNSTPWLHDYARFMALKRRYNGAVWNQWPNGETDAVCDRPTIELAHEIALQEYLQWQFFRQWSALRRYANARGIAIIGDIPIFVAYDSAEVWSHRELFLLDDHGNPTVVAGVPPDYFSATGQLWGNPLYDWDALEKTGYRWWIARFRAARELFDIVRVDHFRGFEAAWQVPAQAQTAREGVWVKGPGERLFDMLHKALGPLPIIAEDLGVITPEVLALRDRYNFPGMKILQFAFDDKLDDRDLPHNHVKHGIVYTGTHDNNTTKGWYGSLSEAERREMHAYLGTSGRDGVGDLIRAALMSVADTAIMPFQDVLHLGSEARMNIPGTAHGNWEWRFSWDMLPCNLALSFRGQLERYSRTAKGGICQ; encoded by the coding sequence ATGCTGAATACACGTGGCTGCGGAATTTTGCTGCATCCGACATCGCTGCCGGGACCGGGCGGCATCGGCGCTCTGGGAGCGGATGCTCGAAGTTTTATCGACCTGCTCCACGCCATGGGCATGTCATACTGGCAAGTTCTCCCGTTGGCGCCGCCGGCCTTCGGGAACTCACCCTATTCCGCCTTCTCGGCTTTTGGGGGTAATCCGTTACTGATAGATCTGGAACAGCTTGCCCGGGAGGGCGATCTTGCCCCGGCCTCGCATCAGGATACCTTCTCTGGGAACCGGGTTGATTTCGGTGCAGTAACCGCAGAGAAAACGGCGCTGCTTCGTAAAGCCGGAGAAGTCTTTCTGGCGCAGCCGGAATCGGATCGCGCCGTTGAATTCCGTATGTTTTGCAATTCGACTCCGTGGCTCCATGATTATGCCCGGTTCATGGCTCTCAAACGACGCTACAACGGAGCGGTATGGAATCAGTGGCCAAACGGCGAAACAGATGCCGTGTGCGACAGGCCGACAATTGAACTTGCCCACGAAATAGCGCTTCAAGAATATTTGCAATGGCAATTTTTCAGGCAATGGAGCGCGCTCCGCCGGTATGCCAATGCCCGTGGTATCGCGATAATCGGCGACATCCCCATTTTCGTGGCCTATGACTCAGCCGAGGTTTGGAGCCATCGTGAGCTATTCCTTCTGGATGATCACGGTAACCCGACCGTTGTAGCAGGCGTCCCACCGGATTACTTTAGCGCTACCGGTCAACTGTGGGGTAATCCGCTCTATGATTGGGATGCTCTGGAGAAGACCGGGTACCGGTGGTGGATTGCACGGTTCAGAGCGGCACGTGAACTTTTCGATATTGTGCGGGTTGATCATTTCCGCGGGTTTGAGGCTGCCTGGCAGGTGCCGGCACAGGCACAAACCGCACGTGAGGGTGTCTGGGTCAAAGGGCCTGGCGAACGACTGTTCGATATGTTGCACAAGGCCTTGGGACCGCTACCGATAATTGCAGAAGACCTGGGAGTGATCACCCCTGAAGTACTGGCGCTACGTGACCGATATAATTTTCCCGGCATGAAGATTCTTCAGTTCGCCTTTGATGACAAGCTCGATGACCGTGACCTGCCCCACAATCATGTGAAACACGGGATTGTTTATACCGGTACGCACGACAACAACACCACAAAAGGGTGGTATGGCTCTCTTTCAGAAGCTGAACGCCGGGAGATGCATGCATACCTCGGCACTTCGGGACGGGATGGGGTCGGCGACCTGATTCGTGCCGCCTTGATGTCGGTTGCCGATACGGCTATCATGCCTTTTCAGGATGTTTTGCATCTGGGCTCCGAAGCACGCATGAATATTCCCGGCACCGCCCATGGAAATTGGGAATGGCGTTTTTCCTGGGATATGCTGCCGTGCAACCTGGCTTTATCCTTCCGGGGTCAGCTTGAACGTTACAGCAGGACAGCAAAAGGGGGGATTTGTCAATGA
- a CDS encoding malto-oligosyltrehalose synthase encodes MNGTGLRVPAATYRLQFNSHFRFNDAREIIPYLHAIGISHIYASPYFKAREGSLHGYDILDQNSLNPEIGSEDEFDALVGELKQWGMGQILDIVPNHMCIEGQGNAFWMDVLENGPSSSYANVFDIDWHPVKKELENKILIPILGDQYGTILENRELQICFEEGSFFTCYYDHKLPIIPKTYSNILTLGIEGLEQELSPAAPQFQELMSIVTALRHLPPTTEQNPELITERYREKEVVKRRLWNLYQNSGAIREFIDGNVVSFNGTKGNPRSFDQLDALLREQVYRISHWRVATEEINYRRFFDINSLGAIRMEDPAVFELTHRLIFSLVATGKINGLRIDHADGLQDPEDYIRRLQSGCFNQMYGGAPDELQLTGNEEDTETAAHEKYDLIVAADPSYKPFYIVGEKILLKGEKLPDGWQVFGTTGYDFVNQVNGLFVDTSNAKAFETLYTRFLQHRIDFPEVVYDKKKLVMQATMSSEINTLGHYLNKISEQNRHTRDFTLNSLIKAIVEVIAYFPVYRTYINSFDVPERDRQYLESAIGRAKRQNPATSASVFEFIRDVLLLRFPGNMTNEHKTAWVDFVKRFQQITGPVMAKGIEDTAFYIYNRLASLNEVGGSPERFGITMEAFHGQNIERYKNRPLAMLTTSTHDTKRSEDVRARINVLSEIPELWREALSRWGRQNRKLKMIVDGKPAPSRNEEYLLYQTLVGAWPICNPGDDEFAEFRARIKGYMLKAMREAKVHTSWISPNSLHEDAVMYFIDLILTKSSHNNFLSDFAEFQRLTTACGICNSLSQTLLKIASPGIPDFYQGNELWDFSLVDPDNRRPVDFGLRRRLLDDLIRMESSTGAMETAREVVANRYDGRIKLYLTRKALNVRRENRELFESGRYLPLVVEGSCQEHVCAFERSINNRSVIVVAPRLFSRLLHHDYNELPLGPQVWGDTRINQPFGNLVGRYRNIFTGEQLTLDRQTGQPSLALKDILASFPVAMLEQLD; translated from the coding sequence ATGAACGGCACGGGGCTTAGAGTACCGGCAGCAACCTACCGCCTTCAGTTCAATTCGCACTTCCGCTTCAACGATGCCAGGGAAATCATTCCCTATCTGCATGCCATCGGCATCAGCCACATCTATGCATCACCTTACTTCAAGGCACGGGAAGGCAGCCTCCACGGTTATGACATCCTGGACCAGAACAGTCTGAACCCTGAAATCGGCTCCGAGGATGAATTCGACGCGTTGGTCGGCGAACTGAAACAATGGGGGATGGGACAAATCCTCGATATTGTCCCGAATCATATGTGCATCGAAGGGCAAGGGAACGCTTTCTGGATGGATGTACTGGAAAATGGCCCCAGCTCTTCTTACGCAAATGTCTTTGATATCGACTGGCATCCGGTCAAGAAAGAGCTGGAAAACAAGATTCTGATCCCCATCCTGGGCGACCAGTACGGCACCATACTCGAAAACAGGGAATTGCAGATATGCTTCGAGGAGGGATCTTTTTTCACCTGCTACTACGACCACAAGCTTCCGATTATTCCAAAAACCTACAGCAATATCCTGACACTCGGCATCGAAGGACTGGAACAGGAACTCTCCCCGGCCGCTCCACAGTTTCAGGAACTCATGAGCATCGTAACGGCGCTCCGGCACCTGCCGCCCACCACGGAACAAAATCCGGAGTTGATCACAGAACGCTATCGCGAAAAGGAGGTCGTCAAGCGGCGCCTCTGGAATCTGTACCAAAACAGCGGGGCTATCAGGGAGTTCATTGACGGCAATGTGGTTAGCTTCAACGGGACTAAAGGCAACCCGCGCAGTTTTGACCAGTTGGACGCGCTGCTTCGTGAGCAGGTCTATCGCATTTCCCATTGGCGCGTCGCTACCGAGGAGATCAACTACCGTAGATTCTTCGATATAAACTCCCTCGGTGCCATCAGGATGGAGGACCCTGCCGTTTTCGAACTGACCCACCGGCTGATCTTTTCGCTCGTGGCAACGGGAAAGATCAATGGCTTGCGCATTGACCACGCCGACGGCTTGCAGGATCCGGAAGACTATATCAGACGGCTTCAATCGGGCTGTTTCAATCAGATGTATGGTGGCGCCCCCGACGAGCTTCAGCTTACGGGCAATGAAGAGGATACTGAAACTGCCGCACATGAAAAATATGATCTGATTGTTGCCGCAGACCCTTCGTACAAACCGTTTTATATTGTTGGGGAAAAAATCCTTCTGAAAGGCGAGAAGCTGCCGGATGGTTGGCAGGTATTCGGCACCACCGGCTACGACTTTGTCAACCAGGTGAACGGCTTGTTTGTGGATACGTCCAATGCCAAAGCATTTGAAACGTTGTATACCCGCTTCCTGCAGCACCGAATAGATTTCCCGGAGGTGGTCTACGACAAGAAAAAGCTTGTCATGCAGGCCACCATGTCGAGTGAAATCAACACCCTGGGGCACTACCTGAACAAAATATCCGAACAGAACCGGCATACGCGGGACTTTACGCTCAACAGCCTGATCAAGGCCATTGTGGAGGTAATAGCCTATTTCCCGGTGTACCGTACCTATATCAACAGTTTTGATGTTCCTGAACGGGACCGGCAATACCTAGAATCGGCCATCGGCCGGGCAAAGCGACAAAACCCCGCCACCAGCGCATCTGTTTTTGAGTTTATCCGGGATGTCCTCCTGCTCCGTTTCCCCGGCAACATGACCAACGAGCATAAAACGGCGTGGGTTGATTTTGTGAAGCGGTTTCAGCAGATAACCGGTCCGGTCATGGCCAAGGGGATCGAAGACACCGCATTTTACATCTACAACCGACTTGCCTCCCTGAATGAGGTTGGCGGAAGCCCCGAGCGGTTTGGCATCACCATGGAGGCATTCCACGGCCAGAATATCGAACGGTACAAGAACCGTCCCTTGGCGATGCTGACTACATCAACCCATGATACCAAGCGAAGTGAAGATGTCCGCGCCAGAATCAACGTGCTCTCTGAGATCCCCGAGCTGTGGAGGGAGGCGCTTTCACGCTGGGGCCGCCAGAACCGAAAGCTCAAAATGATTGTGGACGGCAAACCCGCCCCAAGCCGCAATGAAGAATATCTGCTATATCAGACGCTGGTGGGTGCCTGGCCTATCTGCAATCCGGGCGATGATGAGTTTGCGGAATTCCGTGCCAGGATCAAGGGGTACATGTTGAAGGCCATGCGCGAAGCCAAGGTGCATACAAGCTGGATCAGCCCCAACTCACTGCATGAGGACGCGGTGATGTATTTCATCGACTTGATTCTCACCAAATCCAGTCACAACAATTTTCTGAGCGACTTTGCCGAATTCCAGAGATTGACCACTGCCTGCGGAATATGTAATTCCCTCTCCCAAACCCTTCTCAAGATTGCCTCGCCGGGAATCCCCGATTTCTACCAGGGAAATGAGTTATGGGACTTCAGCCTGGTCGACCCCGACAACCGCCGCCCGGTGGATTTCGGTTTACGAAGAAGGCTGCTGGATGACCTGATTCGGATGGAATCGAGTACCGGAGCCATGGAAACGGCGCGTGAGGTGGTTGCGAACCGCTACGACGGCCGCATAAAGTTGTACCTGACCCGCAAGGCACTCAACGTTCGCCGGGAAAACCGTGAACTGTTCGAATCCGGCAGATATCTGCCACTCGTTGTGGAGGGGTCATGCCAAGAGCATGTCTGTGCATTCGAGCGCTCTATCAACAATCGTTCGGTCATCGTGGTGGCGCCAAGGCTGTTCAGCCGTCTCCTGCACCATGACTACAATGAGCTGCCTCTTGGGCCACAGGTCTGGGGCGATACCCGCATCAATCAACCCTTCGGTAACCTCGTCGGCAGGTATCGCAACATCTTCACGGGAGAACAGTTAACCCTTGATCGCCAGACCGGTCAGCCGAGCCTGGCACTCAAAGATATTCTGGCGTCATTTCCGGTGGCTATGCTGGAACAGCTTGATTGA
- a CDS encoding DUF3536 domain-containing protein, with the protein MERFLCIHGHFYQPPRENPWLEAVEIQDSAYPYHDWNERITSECYAPNAASRNLDGEGRIMGIVSNYARISFNFGPTLLSWMEKFAPDTYQAILAADLQSIAWRSGHGAAMAQVYNHIIMPLATLRDKETQVHWGIRDFEHRFQRFPEGMWLAETAVDTETLEVLAKAGIRFTLLAPHQAVRVRRIDSGRWKDVSGSRIDPSQAYLCRLPSGRSIAIFFYDGPISQAVAFEKLLSNGEQFAARLMSGFSAHRNHHQLVHIATDGETYGHHHVFGEMALGHALNHLEGNGLARLTNYGEYLELHPPTHEVQIMENTSWSCMHGIERWRSDCGCNSGGNNGWNQQWRRPLREAMDWLSEQLAVCYEGGMENHMKDAWEARDDYISVMLDRSEENVAAFLLRHSLHPLDEDTTVAVLCLLEMQRHAMLMYTSCGWFFDEPSGLETVQILQYAGRAMQLAERYCLQGVEDAFLERLSLARSNISKQGHGADIYARLVEPAKIYLIKVGAHYAVSSVFEDYGEETDIFSYRASREDLLIIDSGQMKLAIGRIFIRSSITRKADRISLCTLYFGGHALNCGVRSYLGEEAYLIMKQEVAAAFKEGDFATIIRLMDTHFGMHTYSLKDLFRDEQRHILQLIIAGTLQEFEDKFITLYENSRNLMSFLKETGMPVPHRFMTTAETALNLELQKIFASDMVDIVRLGEIIDEIGRWNVGMDTVALEFTIRRRLEGAMAALLAEPENSQRLAEVHLLAQTIVLLPAEVNLWQTQNMYWDFLRSCAARLRPGLGETDRDTWCKTVTDLGQLLYFNIPAVLTAAGGYL; encoded by the coding sequence ATGGAACGATTTCTTTGCATACATGGCCACTTCTACCAACCCCCTCGCGAAAACCCCTGGTTGGAGGCCGTCGAGATTCAGGATTCCGCCTATCCCTATCACGACTGGAATGAGAGGATTACCTCCGAGTGTTACGCCCCCAATGCAGCCTCACGCAATCTTGACGGTGAGGGACGCATCATGGGGATTGTCAGCAACTATGCCCGCATCAGCTTCAATTTCGGCCCCACCCTGCTCTCCTGGATGGAAAAATTTGCTCCCGACACCTACCAGGCGATCCTGGCGGCCGACCTCCAGAGCATCGCGTGGCGTTCCGGCCACGGCGCGGCCATGGCCCAGGTCTACAACCATATCATCATGCCACTTGCCACCCTGCGTGATAAGGAGACGCAGGTACATTGGGGAATCAGGGATTTTGAGCATCGCTTCCAACGCTTCCCCGAGGGAATGTGGCTGGCGGAAACCGCCGTAGATACGGAAACCCTGGAGGTATTGGCCAAGGCGGGCATCCGTTTCACCCTGCTCGCTCCCCACCAGGCAGTACGGGTGCGGAGGATCGACTCCGGCCGGTGGAAGGACGTTTCCGGCTCGCGCATCGACCCTTCCCAAGCGTATCTTTGCCGGCTTCCATCCGGGCGAAGTATCGCCATTTTCTTCTACGATGGTCCCATTTCCCAAGCAGTGGCCTTTGAAAAACTATTGAGCAATGGCGAGCAATTTGCCGCCCGTCTCATGTCCGGCTTTTCAGCCCACCGTAACCACCATCAGTTGGTACATATCGCCACGGATGGCGAAACCTATGGTCATCACCACGTCTTCGGCGAGATGGCGTTGGGGCATGCCCTGAACCACCTCGAAGGAAACGGACTGGCACGCCTTACCAACTATGGAGAATATCTGGAATTGCACCCGCCAACCCACGAAGTGCAGATTATGGAAAATACCTCTTGGAGCTGCATGCACGGCATCGAGCGCTGGCGGAGCGATTGCGGTTGCAACTCGGGCGGGAATAATGGTTGGAATCAGCAATGGCGACGACCGCTACGGGAGGCCATGGACTGGCTCAGCGAACAGTTGGCCGTCTGTTATGAGGGCGGCATGGAAAATCACATGAAGGACGCGTGGGAGGCGCGTGATGATTACATCAGCGTCATGCTTGACCGCTCCGAGGAAAATGTCGCCGCCTTTTTGCTCAGACATTCCCTGCACCCACTTGATGAAGATACAACCGTCGCGGTTCTCTGCTTGCTGGAGATGCAGCGACATGCCATGCTCATGTACACCAGTTGCGGGTGGTTTTTTGACGAACCGTCAGGGCTGGAAACGGTTCAGATTCTCCAGTATGCCGGCCGTGCAATGCAGTTAGCTGAAAGGTACTGCCTTCAGGGCGTTGAAGACGCTTTTTTGGAGCGGTTGTCCCTGGCCAGGAGCAATATCTCCAAACAGGGGCATGGAGCGGACATCTACGCGAGACTGGTTGAGCCGGCAAAGATTTATTTGATAAAGGTTGGTGCACACTACGCCGTAAGCTCCGTCTTCGAGGACTATGGGGAAGAAACCGACATTTTCAGTTATCGAGCCTCCCGTGAAGATTTGCTGATCATTGATTCCGGTCAAATGAAACTGGCGATCGGCAGGATATTCATCCGTTCCTCAATCACCCGCAAAGCCGACCGGATAAGCCTCTGTACCCTGTACTTCGGCGGCCATGCCCTGAACTGCGGGGTCCGTTCCTATTTGGGCGAAGAGGCTTACCTGATCATGAAGCAGGAGGTTGCAGCCGCGTTCAAAGAAGGTGATTTCGCCACCATCATAAGGCTAATGGACACGCATTTCGGCATGCACACCTACTCGCTCAAGGATCTTTTCCGGGATGAGCAGCGTCATATCCTGCAGCTCATCATTGCCGGCACGCTTCAGGAGTTTGAAGATAAATTCATAACTCTCTACGAAAACAGCAGAAACCTGATGAGCTTTCTGAAAGAAACCGGTATGCCGGTGCCGCACCGCTTTATGACTACCGCCGAGACCGCTCTCAATCTTGAGTTGCAAAAAATTTTCGCCTCGGACATGGTCGACATTGTCAGACTCGGTGAGATCATCGACGAGATCGGAAGATGGAATGTTGGAATGGATACCGTAGCACTTGAGTTCACCATCCGCCGCAGACTGGAAGGCGCCATGGCCGCACTGTTGGCGGAACCGGAAAACAGCCAGCGGTTGGCCGAGGTTCACCTGCTGGCCCAGACAATTGTGCTACTCCCGGCAGAGGTAAATCTTTGGCAGACGCAGAACATGTACTGGGATTTTCTGCGATCCTGCGCAGCGAGACTCCGGCCCGGTCTTGGAGAGACCGACCGGGATACGTGGTGTAAAACGGTCACGGACCTTGGGCAGTTGCTCTATTTCAATATACCGGCAGTGCTGACGGCGGCGGGAGGATATCTATGA